CGTGCATTGTTTTTCGTGTTTTGTCCACGAGTTGGTAATCCACGACGGTGACGGATACCACGGTATGAACCGATTTCCATCAAGCGTTTGATGTTCAAGTTCACTTCACGACGAAGATCACCTTCAATTTTTAACTTATCAATTTCCGCACGGATAGCATCTGTTTGTTCGTTTGTTAAGTCACGAACGCGAATATCTTCAGATACGCCAACGTTTGCTAAAACTTTTTTAGCAGTAGTGTTACCAATACCAAAAATGTAAGTAAGGGAAATCACTACACGTTTATCACGAGGGATGTCTACTCCTGCAATACGAGCCATTCTACGTTACACCTCCTATTATCCTTGACGTTGTTTATGTTTTGGATTTGCTGGGCAAATGACCATAACACGTCCTTTACGGCGAATTACTTTACAATGTTCACACATTGGTTTTACTGATGGTCTTACTTTCATGATAATACCTCCCTGAATTTTACGGAGTACAATTATTTAAAGCGATAAGTGATTCGACCACGAGTTAAATCATATGGAGATAACTCTACAGTTACTTTATCTCCAGGTAAAATACGAATATAATGCATACGAATCTTACCGGAAACAGTAGCAAGAACTTGGTGTCCATTTTCTAGTTCAACTTTAAACATTGCATTCGGCAAAGTTTCGACGACTGTACCTTCGACTTCAATCATATCTTCTTTAGCCACGCACAGTACCTCCTTGTACTTGTTTCGCATTTTCACACGATAAAATGGCGGAAACTTCAGCCCCCACCTAGAATTTTCAATTAAACCTCTACAAAAAGGTAGAAGTCGGACTGATATATTCTATCATAAACTATTCTATTTGGCAAGAGAATCTGAATCAAACACAAATGGTAAGCTTGCGGCTAATCAGAAAACTATTTTTTTCCAATGATTTCTTTCACTTCTGAAAAAACAGTATCGATCTCGCGATTCCCATCTATTGTATGCAATACGTTTTTAGCTTTATAAAAATCTAAAATTGGCGCACTGCCTTTGATGTTGACTGCCAGACGGTTTTTGACCGTTTCAGGCTTGTCATCTTCTCTTTGATAAAATTCATGTCCGCCGCAACGATCACATGTTCCTTCTACAGTAGGAGGATTGAAAATCTTATGGTAAGTAGCGCCACACGAGCGGCAGATAAACCGACCAGCTAAGCGTTCCACCAAAATTTCTTCTTCAACATGGATGTCGATGACAGCATCAATTTTTTTATTTAATTCTACTAACATTTTATCTAATGCTTCTGCTTGATCCAAAGTCCGTGGAAAACCATCTAATAAAAAACCTTTATCAGTATCAGGTTCAGCCAAACGTTCTTTGACAATTCCATTTGTTACATCGTCAGGAACCAAAGCACCTTTATCGATATAAGATTTCGCTTCTAAGCCAAGAGCAGTTTCGTTTTTCATCGCTGCACGGAACATATCTCCTGTAGAAATATGCGGAATACCATAAGTATCCACGATCTGTTCAGCTTGAGTTCCTTTGCCTGCTCCAGGCAATCCCATTAAAATGAGGTTCATTTCATTTCCTCCTAATTTTAAAGGCTGGCTTTTGAAGCTAGCCTAGCGAGAGTTAAGGTCGCGACGGAAGTGTCTAGCTCCGAGAAATAAGAGGGAATTCCCCAAAATTGAAAATTTTAGTGAACTTCAGATTATTTCCGAAGGAGCTGCTTCTGTCCCGCCGTTTATGTGCTGAGGGATGAATCCTCAACACACGACTCCTACTTATTGATAAAGCCAACATATTGACGTTTCAACATTAAACCTTCTAATTGTTTTGCCGTTTCTAATGCAACACCAATCACAATCAGTAAGCTTGTTCCTCCAAGACCTATAGATTGCGGTAACTTCCAAATCATTTGCGCAATGATCGGCAGTAAGGCAACTAGACCTAGGAAAATAGAACCGACAACACTTAGTCTCATTAACATTCCAGAAATATATTCTTCTGTCCCTTTACCTGGTCGTACGCTTGGGATATAGCTTCCT
The Enterococcus silesiacus DNA segment above includes these coding regions:
- a CDS encoding 30S ribosomal protein S13, giving the protein MARIAGVDIPRDKRVVISLTYIFGIGNTTAKKVLANVGVSEDIRVRDLTNEQTDAIRAEIDKLKIEGDLRREVNLNIKRLMEIGSYRGIRHRRGLPTRGQNTKNNARTRKGPARTVAGKKK
- a CDS encoding 50S ribosomal protein L36; protein product: MKVRPSVKPMCEHCKVIRRKGRVMVICPANPKHKQRQG
- the infA gene encoding translation initiation factor IF-1 (stimulates the activities of the other two initiation factors, IF-2 and IF-3), producing MAKEDMIEVEGTVVETLPNAMFKVELENGHQVLATVSGKIRMHYIRILPGDKVTVELSPYDLTRGRITYRFK
- a CDS encoding adenylate kinase, producing MNLILMGLPGAGKGTQAEQIVDTYGIPHISTGDMFRAAMKNETALGLEAKSYIDKGALVPDDVTNGIVKERLAEPDTDKGFLLDGFPRTLDQAEALDKMLVELNKKIDAVIDIHVEEEILVERLAGRFICRSCGATYHKIFNPPTVEGTCDRCGGHEFYQREDDKPETVKNRLAVNIKGSAPILDFYKAKNVLHTIDGNREIDTVFSEVKEIIGKK